One Candidatus Methylomirabilota bacterium DNA segment encodes these proteins:
- a CDS encoding aldehyde dehydrogenase family protein yields MRMYVAGQWVDTAKKIDVLNPYDGTVVDTVPCADLGDVEKALEGAVRGARTMAALSGYGRYQILKAAAELIEARSEEFAKTITLEEGKSLAESRYEVSRAVQTLTLSGEEAKRLHGETVPFDGAPGGSGKFGFTLRVPCGIVVAVSPFNFPLNLVCHKVGPALAAGNAVVIKPATDTPLSALKLTEILLEAGLPTEAIACLTGSGAVIGDALCSNRRVRKITFTGSRDVGERICRMAGIKKVTMELGSNSPVVIMSDADLDKVAAAVAATGYTNAGQVCISTQRVLTSEKVYGDFLDALKPKVEALITGNPLDASTKVGPMIRERDAIRVEEWVDEAVASGAQVVTGGVRQGAVYAPTVVADVRPDMRIFCDELFGPAVAVTRFDTIDEAIALANDTIYGLAAGIFTENLEWAMRFAREVEAGNLMINWGPQWRADLMPYGGLKESGFGKEGPRYAVEEMTELKLVCFHLKD; encoded by the coding sequence TCGATGTCCTTAACCCGTATGATGGGACGGTCGTCGATACCGTGCCCTGCGCGGACTTGGGCGATGTCGAGAAGGCCCTGGAGGGCGCAGTTCGTGGCGCACGGACGATGGCAGCGCTCTCCGGTTACGGCCGCTATCAAATTCTGAAAGCGGCGGCAGAGCTGATTGAGGCTCGGAGTGAGGAGTTCGCCAAAACCATTACCCTCGAGGAGGGCAAGAGCCTGGCCGAGTCGCGCTATGAGGTGAGCCGGGCTGTGCAGACCCTGACCTTGTCGGGCGAGGAGGCCAAGCGCCTGCATGGCGAGACCGTCCCCTTTGATGGGGCCCCGGGCGGCTCCGGCAAGTTCGGCTTTACGCTGCGCGTGCCGTGCGGGATTGTGGTCGCTGTCAGTCCCTTCAACTTCCCGCTGAACCTGGTATGCCATAAGGTCGGACCGGCCTTGGCGGCGGGCAACGCGGTCGTCATCAAGCCGGCCACCGATACCCCTCTCTCGGCACTGAAGCTTACAGAGATCCTGCTGGAGGCGGGTCTGCCGACTGAGGCAATCGCCTGTCTGACCGGCTCAGGGGCGGTAATTGGCGACGCGCTGTGCAGCAATCGGCGGGTCCGCAAGATCACATTTACGGGAAGCCGCGACGTCGGCGAGCGGATCTGCCGGATGGCCGGAATCAAGAAGGTCACGATGGAACTCGGCAGTAACTCGCCCGTCGTCATTATGTCCGATGCCGATCTCGACAAGGTCGCTGCCGCTGTGGCGGCGACCGGCTACACGAACGCCGGGCAGGTCTGTATCTCCACCCAACGGGTCTTGACCAGCGAAAAGGTCTACGGCGATTTTCTGGACGCCTTGAAACCCAAGGTGGAGGCGCTCATCACCGGTAACCCCCTGGACGCGAGCACCAAGGTAGGCCCGATGATCCGCGAGCGGGACGCCATCCGGGTTGAGGAGTGGGTGGATGAGGCGGTGGCAAGCGGCGCGCAGGTTGTGACGGGTGGAGTGCGTCAGGGAGCGGTCTACGCCCCCACGGTCGTCGCCGACGTCAGGCCCGACATGCGGATCTTCTGTGATGAGCTGTTCGGGCCGGCCGTCGCGGTCACGCGATTCGACACAATCGACGAGGCGATTGCGCTTGCCAACGATACAATCTACGGCCTGGCAGCCGGCATCTTCACCGAAAACCTGGAGTGGGCGATGCGGTTCGCGCGCGAGGTCGAGGCGGGCAACCTGATGATCAACTGGGGACCTCAATGGCGTGCCGACCTGATGCCGTACGGAGGGCTGAAAGAGAGCGGCTTCGGCAAGGAAGGCCCGCGCTATGCCGTCGAGGAGATGACCGAGCTGAAACTGGTCTGCTTCCACCTGAAGGATTAG
- a CDS encoding acetolactate synthase large subunit has product MKAAELLVRCLEQEGVRYVFGVPGEETLDLMDALLDSRITFIPTRHEQGAAFMADCYGRLTGTAGVCLATLGPGATNLVTGIADANLDHAPLVAITGQAGRDRIHKESHQYIDIVENFRSITKWNTRVEVGAVIPEVVRKAFKVAQAEKPGACHLELPEDVAGEQVAGIPLTVERARRPSPDRPSLHAAARLIEEASFPLILAGNGVIRGKASHDLRKLAERVGIPVVNTFMAKGCVPADFDLSLMTIGVHARDYVACGIERADLIIAVGYDPVEYAPKFWNPDGTCRVIHIDFTPAEVDSHYQPVVEIVADVREALELLAEEVHGSKDPAPAKVLRHWIQTEIEAEADDDGFPLKPQRILRDIRAVLGRDDILVSDVGAHKLWVARLFPAFAPNTVLISNGYAAMGFALPAAIAAKLVFPERQILAVSGDGGFLMNCQELETAVRLGLSLVIVILRDDSFGVVRWHQLTRFGRESGVSFGNPDFVKFAESFGARGYRVEEAAALRPILEEAGQWQGLSIVDVPVDYAENFKLAEKMGRIVCPL; this is encoded by the coding sequence ATGAAGGCCGCCGAGCTTCTGGTTCGATGCCTTGAGCAGGAGGGGGTACGCTATGTCTTCGGCGTCCCTGGTGAGGAGACGCTGGACCTCATGGACGCCCTCCTCGACTCCCGTATCACCTTCATCCCGACCCGCCACGAGCAAGGGGCGGCCTTCATGGCCGACTGCTACGGCCGTCTGACTGGAACGGCCGGGGTTTGTCTGGCCACCCTGGGGCCTGGCGCCACCAACCTGGTCACTGGGATCGCCGACGCCAACCTCGATCACGCCCCGCTTGTTGCTATTACGGGTCAGGCTGGCCGGGACAGGATCCACAAGGAGTCGCATCAGTACATCGATATCGTGGAGAACTTCCGGTCGATCACTAAGTGGAATACGCGGGTAGAGGTTGGAGCGGTCATCCCCGAGGTGGTGCGGAAGGCATTCAAGGTTGCGCAGGCCGAGAAACCAGGGGCCTGCCATCTGGAGCTGCCTGAAGACGTCGCGGGGGAGCAGGTGGCGGGGATCCCGCTCACAGTGGAGCGGGCGCGGCGACCCTCGCCCGACCGCCCTTCTCTCCACGCGGCAGCCAGGTTGATCGAGGAAGCCTCCTTTCCCCTTATCCTGGCCGGCAATGGGGTCATTCGCGGGAAGGCGTCGCATGATCTCCGGAAGCTCGCCGAGCGAGTCGGCATCCCCGTGGTCAACACCTTCATGGCCAAGGGGTGTGTCCCGGCCGATTTCGACCTCTCCCTCATGACGATCGGCGTACACGCTCGCGACTACGTGGCCTGCGGGATAGAGCGGGCTGACCTCATCATCGCCGTAGGGTACGATCCGGTGGAGTATGCTCCGAAGTTCTGGAATCCGGACGGGACCTGCCGGGTGATCCATATCGACTTCACGCCGGCGGAGGTAGATAGTCACTATCAACCAGTGGTGGAGATCGTTGCTGATGTCCGGGAGGCCCTCGAGCTGCTCGCGGAGGAGGTCCATGGCTCCAAAGATCCCGCCCCCGCCAAGGTCCTTCGGCACTGGATTCAGACCGAGATCGAGGCGGAGGCCGACGACGACGGTTTCCCCCTCAAACCCCAGCGGATCCTGCGCGATATCCGCGCGGTGCTCGGGCGGGATGACATCCTCGTCTCCGACGTCGGGGCCCACAAGCTCTGGGTGGCCCGCCTCTTCCCGGCGTTCGCCCCGAACACGGTTCTCATTTCCAATGGCTACGCCGCGATGGGCTTTGCGCTGCCGGCCGCCATTGCAGCCAAGCTGGTTTTTCCCGAGCGGCAGATCCTCGCGGTTAGCGGTGACGGCGGCTTCCTGATGAACTGCCAGGAGCTGGAGACGGCTGTCAGATTGGGCCTCAGTCTGGTCATTGTCATCCTCCGGGATGACAGCTTCGGCGTCGTCCGCTGGCATCAACTGACTCGATTTGGCCGGGAATCGGGCGTCTCCTTCGGGAACCCGGACTTTGTGAAGTTCGCCGAGTCGTTCGGGGCGAGGGGCTATCGAGTAGAGGAGGCCGCAGCCCTTCGCCCCATCCTCGAGGAGGCCGGTCAATGGCAAGGCCTGTCCATTGTAGATGTCCCGGTCGACTACGCCGAGAACTTCAAACTAGCAGAGAAGATGGGGCGGATCGTCTGCCCCTTGTGA
- a CDS encoding VOC family protein, translating to MLKGVDHVDLVVSDMDEAIAFYTEKLGLTLRYDGRPDGGGKHTFLGDAEGSFVALEEQPGLKIEGPQRLGHLAFAVDDVKAARKELEKRGVKITDERTDEDGRAKSYYFTGPDGIRLEIYGPV from the coding sequence ATGCTGAAGGGTGTGGATCATGTGGATCTGGTAGTCTCTGACATGGATGAGGCGATCGCGTTCTACACAGAGAAGCTAGGCCTGACGCTTCGATATGACGGCCGCCCGGACGGCGGCGGCAAACACACCTTTCTCGGTGATGCGGAGGGGTCGTTTGTGGCTCTTGAGGAGCAGCCAGGACTCAAGATCGAGGGGCCGCAGCGCCTAGGACATCTGGCCTTCGCGGTCGATGACGTGAAGGCCGCACGCAAAGAACTTGAGAAGCGTGGCGTAAAGATCACAGACGAGCGGACCGATGAGGATGGCCGGGCCAAGTCCTACTATTTCACCGGTCCGGACGGCATTCGCCTCGAGATCTACGGACCTGTGTAA
- a CDS encoding SagB/ThcOx family dehydrogenase has translation MCPISNRDVEEARNYHAATKHSYWSIRLGGHFLDWANKPRQYKVYPGLPVVPIPRDVTPPAVDALEAVGAFPSIGTSILDLAGLAQVLFFCTGLTKKKIYPGGEVQHFRAASCTGALYEIEIYAVCGDLPGLPAGVYHFCPTDFALRRLREGDFRGVLAHATAGDASIAGAPVTVVLTAIFWRNAWKYQARAYRHFYWDAGTILANLLATAASAQLSSQVVTGFIDALVDHLLGLDSEREASLCLVPIGAESPAPEPPEIPPIAPETVPLSKREVDYPLITQIRAASMLASEEEIRAWRSAFVPRPSLPPGEKYFPLTPIDREHPPIRTLGEAILRRGSTRQFAQLPISFRQLSTILERSSRGIPTDFLGGPGTTLLDTYLIVNSVEDLPTGAFYFSPSGQALELLKEGTFRREAGYLCLEQGLGIEASTIIFFLTDLDRILECYGNRGYGAAQLEAGIVGGKMYLCAYALGLGATGTTFYDDDVTGFFSPHAQGKITLFAVALGRSARVPGRVKLLRSSIPPKRTAGT, from the coding sequence TTGTGCCCGATCAGTAATCGCGATGTCGAAGAGGCTCGCAACTACCATGCGGCAACCAAACACTCCTACTGGAGTATCCGCTTAGGGGGCCATTTCCTCGACTGGGCCAACAAGCCGCGTCAATACAAGGTATACCCGGGGCTGCCGGTCGTCCCGATTCCGCGTGATGTGACGCCGCCAGCCGTGGATGCGCTCGAGGCTGTCGGAGCCTTCCCGTCAATCGGGACGAGCATCCTTGATCTGGCCGGACTGGCGCAGGTCCTGTTCTTTTGCACAGGTCTGACCAAGAAGAAGATCTACCCCGGGGGTGAGGTGCAGCACTTTCGTGCAGCCTCCTGCACCGGCGCGCTCTACGAGATCGAGATCTACGCCGTCTGCGGCGATCTTCCAGGACTGCCCGCCGGAGTCTACCACTTCTGCCCGACCGACTTCGCCCTCCGCCGGTTGCGAGAGGGGGATTTTCGGGGAGTGCTGGCTCATGCGACGGCCGGCGACGCGTCGATCGCAGGCGCTCCTGTCACCGTGGTACTGACAGCCATCTTCTGGCGGAACGCCTGGAAATACCAGGCCAGAGCCTACCGCCACTTTTACTGGGACGCTGGAACGATTCTGGCTAATCTGCTGGCCACGGCTGCTTCCGCGCAGCTTTCGTCTCAGGTCGTGACAGGGTTTATCGATGCCCTCGTGGATCACCTCCTTGGTCTGGACAGTGAACGCGAGGCAAGTCTCTGTCTGGTCCCGATCGGTGCAGAGTCGCCTGCTCCGGAGCCGCCGGAGATCCCGCCGATTGCGCCAGAAACCGTCCCGCTCTCGAAAAGAGAGGTGGATTATCCGCTGATCACGCAGATACGCGCAGCCTCCATGCTGGCAAGTGAGGAGGAGATTCGAGCCTGGCGATCAGCCTTTGTACCGCGACCCTCGCTGCCTCCCGGCGAGAAATATTTTCCTCTTACCCCCATTGATCGCGAGCACCCTCCCATCCGGACCCTCGGCGAGGCCATTCTCCGTAGGGGCTCAACACGCCAGTTCGCTCAACTGCCGATCTCATTCCGGCAGCTTTCTACCATCCTTGAGCGATCCAGCCGCGGGATCCCGACGGACTTTCTCGGAGGGCCGGGAACGACCTTACTGGATACCTATCTCATCGTCAACTCAGTTGAGGATCTTCCCACAGGGGCCTTCTATTTCTCGCCATCTGGGCAGGCGCTTGAGCTCTTGAAAGAGGGTACATTTCGACGCGAGGCAGGCTACCTCTGCCTTGAGCAGGGGCTGGGCATCGAGGCGAGCACTATCATTTTCTTCCTCACAGACCTGGACCGGATCCTCGAGTGCTACGGAAATCGGGGCTATGGCGCTGCCCAGCTCGAGGCGGGGATCGTGGGCGGGAAGATGTACCTCTGTGCGTACGCCCTGGGTTTAGGCGCGACGGGTACCACCTTTTATGACGATGATGTTACCGGCTTCTTCTCCCCCCACGCTCAGGGGAAGATTACGCTCTTTGCTGTCGCGCTGGGACGATCGGCGCGTGTCCCAGGGCGCGTGAAGCTTCTCAGATCATCAATTCCTCCGAAACGAACAGCGGGGACGTGA
- a CDS encoding ATP-binding protein: MRRVMGREYIARSLEPVLRKAAAEFPAVVLTGPRQSGKTTLLTHLFGNDCRYVSLEPPDIRAIAREDPRGFLDAYPPPVIFDEVQHAPNLLPYVKEQIDAHRERTGQYLLTGSQNLLLAEKITESLAGRTAVLRLLPLSRREAEERPNAALPWESGHRSPARRTDRGIWQDFLRGGYPELVANPGRDVTLWHAGYVQTYLERDVRTLRQVGDLTQFQSFLRVLAARTTQLLSLTDLARDLGVAVNTVKAWLSVLEATYQVVVLRPYFANVGKRLVKTPKVYFTDVGTLCYLTGLKDPGHAASGPMGGPIMETAVLSEIVKTLTHRGLEPQVYFWRTSTGTEVDIVVEVSGKLVPIEVKLSATPRPAMASSIRTFRVDFGDAALPGYVVHPGDIRLPLGSDVTACPFTDL, from the coding sequence ATGAGGCGCGTCATGGGTCGGGAATACATCGCGAGGTCGCTGGAACCGGTTCTCAGGAAGGCCGCAGCCGAATTTCCTGCCGTCGTCCTGACTGGTCCCAGGCAGTCCGGCAAGACGACACTGCTCACACACCTCTTTGGCAATGACTGCCGCTATGTCTCCCTCGAGCCTCCCGACATCCGGGCGATCGCAAGGGAAGACCCTCGGGGCTTCCTGGACGCGTACCCACCTCCGGTGATCTTCGACGAGGTGCAGCACGCTCCCAACCTGCTGCCCTACGTGAAGGAACAGATCGATGCCCACCGCGAGCGGACCGGCCAATACCTCCTCACGGGCTCCCAGAATCTCCTGCTCGCCGAGAAGATCACCGAATCCCTGGCCGGGCGCACGGCAGTACTCCGCCTGCTACCACTGTCCCGCCGCGAGGCGGAAGAACGCCCGAACGCCGCCCTGCCATGGGAGTCCGGACACAGGAGCCCTGCGAGGAGAACGGATCGGGGCATCTGGCAGGACTTCCTGCGGGGCGGCTACCCGGAGCTGGTCGCGAACCCCGGACGCGACGTCACCCTCTGGCATGCCGGATACGTCCAGACCTACCTGGAGCGAGACGTGCGCACCCTCCGCCAGGTAGGCGATCTGACTCAGTTCCAGAGCTTCCTCCGGGTCCTGGCGGCGCGCACCACCCAACTCCTCAGCCTGACCGATCTGGCCAGGGACCTCGGTGTCGCCGTGAACACGGTCAAGGCCTGGCTGTCGGTGCTGGAAGCCACCTACCAGGTGGTCGTACTCCGGCCCTATTTCGCCAACGTCGGCAAGAGGCTCGTCAAGACACCGAAAGTCTATTTCACCGATGTCGGCACGCTGTGCTATTTGACCGGCCTGAAAGATCCCGGCCATGCCGCCTCCGGTCCCATGGGCGGTCCGATCATGGAAACGGCGGTCCTGTCCGAGATCGTCAAGACACTTACCCATCGAGGCCTCGAGCCGCAGGTCTACTTCTGGAGGACCTCCACCGGCACGGAGGTAGATATCGTGGTCGAGGTCTCCGGGAAGCTCGTCCCGATCGAGGTCAAGCTGTCCGCGACCCCGCGACCGGCCATGGCCTCGTCCATCAGGACGTTCCGGGTGGATTTCGGCGACGCGGCCCTGCCAGGATACGTGGTCCACCCGGGCGATATCCGACTCCCACTCGGATCAGACGTGACAGCGTGTCCGTTCACCGATCTGTAG
- a CDS encoding rod shape-determining protein, with protein MFDWFFGMFSNDLAIDLGTANTVIYVKGKGIVLSEPSVVAIKKGTNMVLQVGRDAKEMLGRTPGSIVAIRPLKDGVIADFDITESMIKHFIVKIHNRKTLVRPRIVIGVPSGITQVERRAIRDAAEQAGAREVYLMEEPMAAAIGAGLPVQDPVGSMIIDIGGGTTEVAVISLAGIVYAQSVRIAGDEMDDAIVQYLKRKYNLLVGERTAESVKIQIGSAFPFDEPHKIEIKGRDLIGGIPKTITVSDSDIREALHDPIHAIVDAVRTALERTPPELAADIADKGIVMAGGGALLHGLDVLISHETHLKVRVAEDPLSCVVLGTGKALDELDLLKRVCLEA; from the coding sequence ATCTTCGATTGGTTTTTTGGCATGTTTTCCAATGACCTCGCCATCGATCTCGGAACCGCCAACACGGTCATCTACGTAAAAGGTAAGGGAATTGTTCTCAGCGAACCGTCGGTGGTAGCGATCAAGAAGGGGACCAACATGGTCCTGCAAGTGGGACGCGACGCCAAGGAGATGCTCGGCCGTACCCCTGGCAGTATTGTTGCGATTCGCCCATTGAAGGACGGCGTGATCGCCGACTTCGATATTACCGAGTCGATGATTAAGCATTTTATCGTCAAGATCCACAACCGGAAAACCCTCGTTCGACCCCGAATCGTGATTGGTGTCCCCTCCGGTATCACCCAGGTCGAGAGACGCGCCATTCGCGATGCTGCGGAGCAGGCCGGAGCGCGCGAGGTATACCTGATGGAAGAGCCCATGGCTGCGGCAATCGGTGCCGGACTGCCGGTCCAGGACCCCGTGGGCAGCATGATCATCGATATCGGGGGCGGAACGACCGAGGTGGCCGTTATCTCCCTGGCCGGAATCGTGTATGCCCAGTCGGTCAGGATTGCCGGGGATGAGATGGATGACGCGATTGTCCAGTATCTGAAGCGGAAGTATAACCTGCTCGTGGGAGAACGAACCGCAGAGAGCGTGAAGATCCAGATCGGCTCGGCGTTTCCGTTCGATGAACCTCATAAGATTGAGATCAAGGGGCGCGATCTGATTGGCGGTATCCCCAAGACGATTACCGTCAGCGACAGCGATATTCGAGAGGCCCTCCACGACCCGATCCATGCCATTGTCGATGCGGTCCGAACAGCCTTGGAGCGGACGCCGCCGGAGCTGGCTGCCGACATTGCAGATAAAGGGATCGTGATGGCCGGCGGTGGGGCCCTGCTGCATGGCCTGGATGTGCTGATCTCCCATGAGACCCATCTCAAGGTACGCGTCGCTGAAGATCCGCTCTCGTGCGTTGTACTCGGAACAGGGAAGGCGCTGGATGAGCTGGATCTCCTCAAAAGGGTGTGCCTCGAGGCGTAA
- the mreC gene encoding rod shape-determining protein MreC produces MTRLLLRYRRTLVLSTALLLAFVLMTLQARSGGSLALFTKQILLTSVSPFLRLVTKSFDITATVWNEYIDLRRVRRDNQLLKEEVRQLRAEVGELHETALEHARLSRLLQIENRMDNRVGTEAIVAKVIGKDTTNWFRSILIDAGADRGIRRHMTVVTAEGLVGRVVDVTAQASRVQLITDPESAVGVLIQRSRAIGIAAGSQDGAIQIKYLPLMTDVAVGDRIITSGMGGIFPKGIPVGKVARSSRPTNGTLFQLIEAQPHADFSRLEEVMVLKRPPSSDLSWPGEEPPP; encoded by the coding sequence ATGACTCGACTGCTGCTCCGATACCGGCGGACGCTAGTCCTTTCGACAGCCCTGCTCCTGGCTTTTGTGCTGATGACGCTGCAAGCCCGCAGCGGTGGCTCCCTCGCTCTGTTTACGAAGCAGATCCTCCTCACCTCCGTGTCCCCGTTCCTGCGGCTTGTCACGAAGAGCTTCGACATCACCGCGACGGTTTGGAATGAGTACATCGATCTCCGCCGGGTCCGCCGCGACAATCAGCTCTTGAAGGAGGAGGTTCGGCAACTCCGAGCAGAGGTGGGCGAGCTGCACGAGACAGCCCTGGAACATGCTCGCTTGAGCCGGCTCCTCCAGATAGAGAATCGAATGGACAACCGGGTGGGTACGGAGGCGATCGTCGCCAAGGTGATCGGTAAGGACACCACGAACTGGTTCAGATCGATCCTGATTGATGCGGGGGCGGACCGAGGGATCCGGCGCCATATGACGGTCGTGACCGCTGAAGGGCTGGTGGGAAGGGTGGTGGACGTGACGGCGCAGGCGTCTCGGGTACAGCTCATTACCGATCCGGAAAGCGCGGTAGGCGTGCTCATCCAGCGAAGCCGCGCCATCGGGATCGCCGCGGGGAGCCAAGACGGCGCCATCCAGATCAAGTATCTTCCCTTGATGACCGACGTAGCTGTCGGCGACCGGATCATCACCTCAGGAATGGGCGGTATCTTTCCGAAAGGCATCCCGGTAGGCAAGGTTGCACGATCGAGCCGGCCGACGAACGGAACCCTGTTTCAATTGATTGAAGCGCAGCCTCATGCTGATTTTTCGCGCCTGGAGGAGGTCATGGTCCTGAAACGGCCGCCTTCGAGTGACCTGTCTTGGCCGGGTGAGGAGCCCCCGCCATGA
- the mreD gene encoding rod shape-determining protein MreD, with product MMMFLLALFSVCLLQAAIVPRLAIGGIQPDLFLVLLFGLSLSVGPELATAAGFLIGLYQDSLSGAPLGLNAFALSLIGFLVSGLSQQVKTTQLAGRFALLCLAGLLSGLITLLLLRFFHAPRPLVSALLWTALPAALYTAILGAGLLGVLKLKINKGLT from the coding sequence ATGATGATGTTCCTGCTGGCGCTCTTCAGTGTCTGCCTCCTGCAAGCCGCCATCGTCCCCCGCTTGGCCATCGGCGGCATTCAGCCGGACCTGTTTCTGGTCCTGCTCTTCGGATTGAGCCTTTCTGTAGGACCGGAGTTGGCGACAGCCGCCGGCTTCCTCATCGGGCTGTACCAGGACTCCCTCTCTGGTGCCCCCCTTGGCCTCAACGCGTTCGCGTTGAGTCTGATCGGCTTCCTGGTGAGCGGATTAAGTCAACAGGTGAAGACGACCCAGTTGGCCGGGCGGTTTGCGCTGCTGTGCCTGGCCGGACTGCTGTCCGGGCTCATCACCCTCCTGCTCCTCCGCTTTTTTCATGCGCCTCGCCCGTTGGTATCCGCCCTCCTGTGGACTGCGCTGCCGGCAGCGCTCTACACCGCGATACTGGGGGCCGGGCTGCTTGGCGTGCTGAAGCTGAAAATCAACAAGGGCCTGACCTGA